A stretch of Caenorhabditis elegans chromosome IV DNA encodes these proteins:
- the vha-3 gene encoding V-type proton ATPase 16 kDa proteolipid subunit 2/3 (Confirmed by transcript evidence), with amino-acid sequence MSYDLETAERAAYAPFFGYMGAASAQIFTVLGAAYGTAKSAVGICSMGVMRPELIMKSVIPVIMAGIIGIYGLVVAMVLKGKVTSASAGYDLNKGFAHLAAGLTCGLCGLGAGYAIGIVGDAGVRGTAQQPRLFVGMILILIFSEVLGLYGMIVALILGTS; translated from the coding sequence ATGTCGTACGACTTGGAAACCGCCGAAAGAGCCGCCTATGCTCCATTCTTCGGCTACATGGGAGCCGCTTCAGCCCAAATCTTCACCGTCCTCGGAGCCGCCTACGGAACCGCCAAATCTGCCGTCGGAATCTGTTCAATGGGTGTCATGCGCCCGGAGCTTATCATGAAGTCTGTGATTCCGGTTATTATGGCCGGTATCATCGGTATCTACGGTCTCGTCGTCGCGATGGTCTTGAAGGGAAAAGTGACGTCGGCAAGTGCTGGTTACGATTTGAATAAGGGATTCGCTCACTTGGCCGCCGGACTTACGTGCGGACTTTGTGGATTGGGAGCCGGATATGCTATCGGAATTGTTGGAGACGCCGGAGTCCGTGGAACAGCTCAACAGCCACGTCTTTTCGTCGGAATGATCCTTATCCTTATCTTCTCTGAAGTCTTGGGACTCTACGGAATGATCGTCGCCCTCATCCTTGGAACTTCTTAA
- the nhr-236 gene encoding Nuclear receptor domain-containing protein (Confirmed by transcript evidence) → MLLCVGIPESQCCRVCGDRASGRHYGVLSCDGCRGFFKRSIRRNLRYSCKESGDCVIDVTRRNQCQACRFQKCITVAMNRHAVQHERLGAPPEPKPTQTLIKAKRIRKPGIPEVIDPISDPISCLSAVIRWWSSLPPANGFPASDRRIIFSNCWHSLFLFHVICQSGTSLVNDCNNEKLRSISKTIKALNLNVVEQWAITVIIIYRSEDGRLESKSETLSTQIGAMQILAENHAARVFQSRSTRCAQLLLIPLTIAQIAETEIREAFFPDCSVLDTVCRMAVH, encoded by the exons ATGTTGCTCTGTGTCGGTATTCCGGAATCCCAGTGCTGTAGAGTGTGTGGAGATCGGGCGTCTG GCCGCCACTACGGAGTGCTCTCCTGCGATGGCTGCCGGGGATTCTTCAAGCGATCGATTCGTCGGAACCTCCGATATTCATGCAAGGAAAGTGGCGATTGTGTGATTGATGTAACACGGAGAAATCAATGTCAGGCTTGCCGCTTTCAGAAATGCATCACAGTTGCCATGAATCGACATG ccgtcCAACACGAACGCCTGGGAGCGCCGCCGGAGCCAAAACCCACACAGACACTTATTAAAGCCAAACGAATTAGAAAACCTGGAATTCCGGAAGTAATCGACCCGATATCCGACCCAATCAGTTGCCTATCAGCTGTGATCCGATGGTGGTCATCACTTCCACCAGCCAACGGGTTCCCAGCTTCCGATCGCAGG ataatattctcaaattgttggcattccttatttttatttcatgttATTTGCCAGTCGGGCACCAGTTTGGTTAATG attgcAATAATGAAAAACTCCGATCTATAAGTAAGACTATAAAGGCTTTGAATTTAAATGTCGTGGAGCAATGGGCGATTACAGTGATAATTATTTACAGATCAG AAGATGGACGTTTAGAGTCCAAATCGGAAACCCTCTCCACCCAAATCGGTGCAATGCAAATTCTGGCGGAAAACCACGCGGCTCGTGTTTTCCAGTCGCGCTCTACAAGATGTGCTCAGCTGCTGCTCATCCCGTTAACCATAGCTCAAATCGCTGAAACTGAGATTCGTGAagctttttttccagattgttCTGTTTTGGACACTGTTTGCCGAATGGCTGTTCATTAG
- the vha-11 gene encoding V-type proton ATPase subunit C (Confirmed by transcript evidence) codes for MSSATSGEYWLISVPGEKGANDAWDKLNRSTGNTSTNSKYLIPDLKVGTLDQLVGLSDDLSKLDTSAEAVIRKLVQYFTEVLEEDKSKIAENLVIGNRHEDVRDEIPMGRCQISTETIVESAQRDYWQTNQPD; via the exons ATGTCGTCGGCGACGTCCGGCGAATATTGGCTTATTTCGGTGCCCGGTGAGAAGGGAGCAAATGATGCGTGGGATAAGCTCAATCGATCCACTGGAAATACGTCGACCAACTCGAAATATTTGATTCCTGATTTGAAG gtcGGAACCTTGGATCAACTCGTCGGATTATCGGATGATTTGAGCAAGTTGGACACCTCTGCTGAGGC AGTTATTCGCAAACTTGTGCAATATTTCACCGAAGTTCTCGAGGAAGATAAGAGCAAAATTGCCGAGAATTTGGTCATTGGAAAca GACATGAAGACGTACGTGACGAAATTCCAATGGGAAGGTGCCAAATATCCACTGAAACAATCGTTGAAAGTGCTCAGCGAGATTATTGGCAAACAAATCAGCCAGATTGA
- the vha-11 gene encoding V-type proton ATPase subunit C (Confirmed by transcript evidence) — protein sequence MSSATSGEYWLISVPGEKGANDAWDKLNRSTGNTSTNSKYLIPDLKVGTLDQLVGLSDDLSKLDTSAEAVIRKLVQYFTEVLEEDKSKIAENLVIGNKDMKTYVTKFQWEGAKYPLKQSLKVLSEIIGKQISQIDNDLKVKSLTYNNLKNALASMDRKTVGSLLTKDLADLVKADDFVLNSEYLQTVIVVVPKISVKEWEQKYATLSSMVVPGSSKLLTEEGEHALYTVTLFKKVIDEFKNTARENKFIVRDFVYDEETLKAGRTERDKLMAEKQRQYAPLIRWLKINFGEIFAAYIHIKALRVFVESVLRYGLPVNFQAAVIEPAKGQQKKLRQELHKLYIHLDGSAAGPIDTLEDSPALMSLGVNEYYPYVFFKLNIDFLNK from the exons ATGTCGTCGGCGACGTCCGGCGAATATTGGCTTATTTCGGTGCCCGGTGAGAAGGGAGCAAATGATGCGTGGGATAAGCTCAATCGATCCACTGGAAATACGTCGACCAACTCGAAATATTTGATTCCTGATTTGAAG gtcGGAACCTTGGATCAACTCGTCGGATTATCGGATGATTTGAGCAAGTTGGACACCTCTGCTGAGGC AGTTATTCGCAAACTTGTGCAATATTTCACCGAAGTTCTCGAGGAAGATAAGAGCAAAATTGCCGAGAATTTGGTCATTGGAAAca AGGACATGAAGACGTACGTGACGAAATTCCAATGGGAAGGTGCCAAATATCCACTGAAACAATCGTTGAAAGTGCTCAGCGAGATTATTGGCAAACAAATCAGCCAGATTGATAACGATTTGAAAGTCAAATCGCTCACCtacaataatttgaaaaatgcgttGGCATCGATGGATCGAAAGACTGTTGGATCACTTCTCACCAAGGATTTGGCAGATTTGGTGAAGGCTGACGATTTTGTACTCAATTCTGAGTATCTACAGACGGTCATTGTTGTTGTCCCGAA aatctCAGTGAAAGAATGGGAACAGAAATACGCGACACTCTCGTCGATGGTTGTTCCAGGatcttcaaaacttttgacaGAAGAAGGAGAACATGCTCTGTATACAGTAACCCTCTTCAAGAAGGTCATCGATGAGTTCAAGAATACGGCACGCGAGAATAAATTCATCGTTCGTGACTTTGTCTACGATGAGGAGACTCTTAAAGCAG gaaGAACGGAACGCGACAAGTTGATGGCCGAGAAGCAGAGACAATACGCTCCACTAATTCGTTGGCTTAAGATCAATTTCGGCGAGATCTTCGCCGCCTACATTCATATCAAGGCTCTCCGTGTATTCGTCGAATCGGTACTCCGCTACGGACTCCCAGTCAACTTCCAGGCTGCTGTCATTGAACCGGCCAAGGGACAACAGAAGAAACTGAGACAAGAGTTGCACAAATTGTATATTCATTTGGATGGATCCGCCGCTGGTCCTATTGAT
- the nsy-4 gene encoding Clc-like protein (Confirmed by transcript evidence) yields MSSGADLGRKGSLFLSLLFSFIGAGLSIAAILTPSWQIVNLREYGSIHEHGLWLDCTRHSRDGNHILQRYATVTEPLHCVYKFDYDKYSGTFELEDDNSPVGEVNRHKFYGWHTSTMILLGFALLTTGLSTFIGACACCHSSLALFFTIITLLTTLLSAIAEGIFFFYSHRADNRFIKGIVGTYEQRVGTAFFLQMAAAFCHLISFLIAMLFTYFSFASSKDSDGFSIQRSSRTNVTNIGRSIEFDAPLMYPPQTPISGFRAASYMDDKPVIAESMPELGHRGAYPSNDFLSSRIRRKSETCV; encoded by the exons ATGTCCAGCGGAGCCGATCTCGGTAGGAAGGGGTCTCTCTTCCTTTCCCTTCTTTTCTCATTCATCGGAGCTGGGCTCTCAATCGCCGCAATTCTCACACCCTCCTGGCAAATCGTAAACCTTCGCGAGTATGGATCGATCCACGAGCACGGTCTGTGGCTGGATTGTACAAGGCATAGCAGAGATGGAAATCATATTTTGCAGAG ATACGCCACAGTAACCGAGCCTCTACACTGCGTGTACAAATTTGACTATGACAAGTATTCGGGAACATTCGAGCTTGAGGACGACAACAGTCCAGTTGGAGAAGTCAATAGGCACAAGTTCTATG gctGGCACACGTCTACCATGATCCTTCTCGGATTCGCTCTCCTCACCACGGGTCTCTCGACATTCATCGGCGCCTGCGCATGCTGTCACTCGTCTCTTGCCCTATTCTTCACAATAATTACATTGTTGACAA CTCTCCTCTCCGCGATTGCCGAAggaatcttcttcttctactccCACCGTGCCGACAATCGATTCATCAAAGGAATCGTGGGAACCTATGAGCAGAGAGTTGGAACTGCATTCTTCCTTCAAATGGCTGCAGCTTTCTGCCACTTGATCTCATTCCTTATCGCCATGTTATTCACATACTTCTCATTCGCATCTTCAAAGGACTCGGATGGTTTCAGCATTCAGAGATCCAGCAGGACGAATGTCACTAATATTGGAAG ATCAATCGAATTCGACGCCCCACTCATGTACCCTCCACAGACCCCAATTTCTGGATTCAGAGCCGCAAGTTATATGGATGATAAGCCAGTGATTGCAGAGAGCATGCCAGAGCTCGGCCACAG aggCGCCTACCCCTCAAATGACTTCCTCTCTTCGAGAATCCGCAGGAAAAGTGAGACTTGTGTGTga
- the Y38F2AL.12 gene encoding uncharacterized protein (Confirmed by transcript evidence), which produces MWRRYTEKEVAAHA; this is translated from the exons atgtgGAGAAG aTACACGGAGAAGGAAGTCGCAGCACATGCTTAA